The following proteins come from a genomic window of Mycolicibacterium rufum:
- a CDS encoding sigma-70 family RNA polymerase sigma factor — protein sequence MAARTEDFEELRPYLLAVGYRLTGTFADAEDVVQDAWLRWAGHRDTGIVDLRAWLTTVVSRLALDRLRSAVRRRETYTGTWLPEPVVTSLDGDDPLAAVVAGEDARFAAMVVLENLTPDQRVAFVLHDGFAVPFDEIADVLGTTPAAARQLASRARRAVAVAPPPAAEHDEVVGALMAAMAAGDLDAVVALLHPEVTFTGDANRRAPTAPQVIHGRDKVGRFLLGLARRYGPRLFTSGELGLVNGELGVFSRGDDGDAHGPAIAPRIQALTVRDGQVVAVYDIANPDKFTGSPLRTTQ from the coding sequence ATGGCCGCGCGGACCGAGGACTTCGAAGAACTGCGCCCGTACCTGCTCGCGGTGGGTTATCGGCTCACGGGGACGTTCGCCGACGCCGAAGACGTCGTGCAGGACGCCTGGCTGCGCTGGGCCGGCCATCGCGACACCGGGATCGTCGATCTGCGGGCGTGGTTGACCACGGTGGTCAGCCGGTTGGCGCTCGACCGGCTGCGCTCGGCGGTCCGCCGGCGCGAGACGTACACCGGCACCTGGCTGCCTGAACCGGTGGTGACCTCACTGGACGGCGACGATCCGCTGGCCGCCGTGGTCGCCGGGGAGGACGCCCGCTTCGCGGCGATGGTGGTGCTGGAGAACCTCACTCCCGACCAGCGGGTGGCGTTCGTGCTGCACGACGGGTTCGCGGTGCCATTCGACGAGATCGCCGACGTGCTCGGTACGACGCCGGCGGCCGCGAGGCAGCTGGCGTCGCGGGCGCGCCGTGCTGTCGCGGTGGCGCCGCCGCCGGCGGCCGAGCACGACGAGGTGGTCGGTGCCTTGATGGCGGCGATGGCGGCCGGTGATCTCGACGCCGTGGTCGCGCTGCTGCATCCCGAGGTCACGTTCACCGGAGATGCGAACCGGCGGGCGCCGACCGCCCCGCAGGTCATCCACGGCCGCGACAAGGTCGGGCGGTTCCTGCTCGGGCTGGCGCGGCGCTACGGGCCGCGGTTGTTCACCAGCGGCGAGCTCGGATTGGTCAACGGCGAGCTGGGCGTGTTCTCCCGGGGCGACGACGGTGATGCGCACGGCCCCGCGATCGCGCCCCGGATCCAGGCGCTGACGGTGCGCGACGGTCAGGTGGTGGCGGTCTACGACATCGCCAACCCGGACAAGTTCACCGGTTCGCCGCTGCGCACCACGCAGTGA
- a CDS encoding APC family permease, with amino-acid sequence MAITSEPSTPAVGSKGLQAGALGLVGNVVIGLAAVAPAYSLAATLGYVVLEVGEKAPSMFVLAFIPMLLVAFAYKELSQETPDCGTTFTWGTKAFGPWIGWIGGWGLAVSAIIVLANVAEVAAIYLYNFLGLDDLADNTVATVGLGCFFIVAMTLVSARGIVVSERVQNILIAVQFGVLIIVSVIALVRVFSGTAGAQAISPQLSWLWPSGLDTSSIAAAVILCIFIYWGWDACLAVGEETKDPGRTPGIAAVITTLILVCTYVLVAFALQSFAGFGEVGIGLNNAMNSDDVLTVLGEPVAGSIAASALLLTVSVSALSSTQTTILPTARGTLSMAVYEAIPRRFATVHPRYMTPAFGTIVMGLSALFFYLLLKMLSENALADSVASLGLAVAFYYGITAFACVWYFRRTLFTSPRNFFFRGLFPLLGGIAMAAAFGISAKDMIAPDYGYTAFGPIGGVFVLGVGMLVLGIPLMLACFAFGTKRFFRGETLNASTEVQVPDVY; translated from the coding sequence ATGGCAATCACCTCCGAACCGTCGACCCCGGCTGTCGGCAGCAAGGGGCTGCAGGCCGGTGCGCTCGGCCTCGTCGGCAACGTCGTCATCGGTCTGGCGGCGGTGGCGCCGGCCTACAGCCTTGCCGCGACGCTGGGCTACGTGGTGCTGGAGGTCGGCGAAAAGGCACCGTCGATGTTCGTGCTGGCGTTCATCCCGATGCTGCTGGTGGCCTTCGCCTACAAAGAACTCTCCCAGGAGACCCCGGACTGCGGCACCACGTTCACCTGGGGCACCAAGGCTTTCGGGCCGTGGATCGGCTGGATCGGCGGCTGGGGCCTGGCGGTGTCGGCGATCATCGTGCTGGCCAACGTCGCCGAGGTGGCCGCGATCTACCTCTACAACTTCCTCGGCCTCGACGACCTGGCCGACAACACCGTCGCCACCGTCGGATTGGGATGCTTCTTCATCGTCGCGATGACGCTGGTGTCGGCCCGCGGCATCGTCGTCAGCGAGCGGGTGCAGAACATCCTGATCGCCGTGCAGTTCGGGGTGCTGATCATCGTCAGCGTCATCGCGCTGGTGCGGGTGTTCTCCGGAACCGCTGGCGCGCAGGCGATCAGCCCGCAGCTGTCGTGGTTGTGGCCCAGCGGGCTCGACACGTCGTCCATCGCCGCGGCGGTGATCCTGTGCATCTTCATCTACTGGGGCTGGGACGCCTGCCTGGCCGTCGGTGAGGAGACCAAGGATCCCGGCCGGACCCCGGGCATCGCTGCCGTCATCACCACGCTGATCCTCGTGTGCACCTACGTCCTGGTGGCGTTCGCGCTGCAGTCGTTCGCCGGATTCGGCGAGGTCGGCATCGGTCTGAACAACGCGATGAACTCCGATGACGTCCTCACCGTGCTCGGTGAACCGGTGGCGGGCAGCATCGCCGCGTCCGCGCTGCTGCTCACCGTGTCGGTGTCGGCGCTGTCCTCGACGCAGACCACCATCCTGCCCACCGCACGCGGCACGCTGTCGATGGCCGTCTACGAAGCCATCCCACGACGGTTCGCCACCGTGCATCCGCGCTACATGACGCCCGCCTTCGGCACGATCGTGATGGGACTGTCGGCGCTGTTCTTCTACCTGCTGCTGAAGATGTTGTCGGAGAACGCCCTTGCCGACTCAGTGGCCTCGCTGGGGCTCGCGGTCGCGTTCTACTACGGCATCACCGCGTTCGCGTGCGTGTGGTATTTCCGCCGGACGCTGTTCACCTCGCCGCGGAACTTCTTCTTCCGCGGCCTTTTCCCGCTGCTGGGCGGTATCGCGATGGCGGCGGCGTTCGGCATCAGCGCCAAGGACATGATCGCGCCGGACTACGGGTACACCGCGTTCGGTCCGATCGGCGGGGTGTTCGTGCTCGGCGTCGGGATGCTGGTGCTCGGCATCCCGCTGATGTTGGCGTGTTTCGCGTTCGGCACGAAACGCTTCTTCCGCGGCGAGACGCTCAACGCGTCCACCGAAGTCCAAGTCCCCGACGTCTACTGA
- a CDS encoding universal stress protein translates to MHLTVGYLATPTGDDGVALASALARTFDATVDVLLVVREELPDGHPGRAEYQRLLVERGEQWVAGAVATLARDGVRAGSSVTVGESFAQTLIGFAEEKSSDLIVVGGARDGFFGRHTIGPVTGALLHSSPIPVALAPRGYAEDPDETFAAVTAAVPTKAGDDNPLPFAITLASAAGLGIRMLSLVSAENLAEAGSAREVRQLQVTAAEENLVLAARALPDSPEIESLVADGMTLESALKKLNWDDGDLLVVGSSRFAAPRRIFLGSTAARILAGVDVPVIVVPRDD, encoded by the coding sequence ATGCATCTGACCGTCGGCTACCTGGCCACCCCGACCGGCGACGACGGCGTCGCGCTGGCCAGCGCGCTCGCCCGCACCTTCGACGCGACCGTCGACGTGCTGCTGGTGGTGCGCGAGGAACTGCCCGACGGTCACCCCGGCCGCGCCGAATACCAACGCCTGCTCGTCGAGCGCGGCGAGCAGTGGGTGGCCGGCGCCGTGGCCACCCTGGCGCGCGACGGGGTGCGTGCCGGATCGTCGGTGACCGTCGGAGAGTCGTTCGCGCAGACGCTGATCGGGTTCGCCGAGGAGAAGTCGTCGGACCTCATCGTGGTCGGTGGGGCGCGGGACGGCTTCTTCGGCCGGCACACCATCGGTCCGGTCACGGGGGCCCTGCTGCACTCCTCGCCGATCCCGGTGGCCCTGGCTCCGCGCGGCTACGCCGAGGATCCGGACGAGACGTTCGCCGCGGTGACCGCCGCGGTGCCCACCAAGGCGGGCGACGACAATCCGCTGCCGTTCGCGATCACGCTGGCCAGCGCGGCCGGCCTGGGGATCCGGATGCTGTCGCTGGTATCGGCGGAGAACCTCGCCGAGGCCGGCAGCGCGCGGGAGGTGCGGCAGCTGCAGGTGACCGCGGCCGAGGAGAATCTCGTGCTCGCGGCGCGCGCGCTGCCGGACTCCCCGGAGATCGAGTCGCTGGTGGCCGACGGCATGACGCTGGAGTCGGCGCTGAAGAAACTCAACTGGGACGACGGCGACCTGCTCGTCGTGGGTTCATCGCGGTTCGCCGCGCCGCGCCGCATCTTCCTGGGGTCGACGGCCGCCCGCATCCTCGCCGGCGTCGACGTGCCGGTGATCGTGGTTCCCCGCGACGATTAG
- a CDS encoding RCC1 domain-containing protein produces the protein MTITAAAAPRTAPSTPPVTPPGDSPLLLGLLAFSRRELQRTYFNRTPRAVADVATTSEQVPARIPVLANDTDRDGDVLAVATFTQPRHGTVTVNPDRTLTYTPDDGFTGVDTFTYTATDQSSTPHYHGLLGRLLNIGHTSKATVTVTVQDVNRPPVANPGSVQNVSENSTTTATLANLVSDPDGDTLTLEVVTQPALGTVTFITATGFRYVAPADIGTATSTTFTYRAFDGSAYSNTATVTIAFVTPNKAPMATDDTASVDEDGAIAMSVLGNDSDPDGDALTVTAVGTAAHGSVSLGAGGVVTYTPEANYFGEDSFTYTVSDGALNVTATVTVTVDPVEDAPVIQSVQSRAVDSYTWIVTVTAFDLDGTTPDVTLTADDPTRVTITPIAAGLRSFARAFAITESAPTSVDFEVVITDTAWALAHPGALVGVTAGADDGTSAAALSDVTVGAVINVVGVGNNGRGQLDLPAPPAGVYYTTIATDAHTVALRSDGTVVAVGGPNENGELDIPPLPDGVTYTDVAVGVGYTVLLRSDGSVVSFGNNDFGQNDIPPLPDGLTYTHIGANSEYTVLVRSDGEVLRVGDLDNLASFDFPALPTGVSYTDVAVGQYGVLLLRSDGKVVGADDNTFFYDPIPDPPAGVEYTAIAAGLAHAVLVRSDGKAIGLGYNYFGQATPPPLPAGVTYTGVAAGGYYSVLLRSDGTAVAFGLDAPDIPDLPAGARYVDVFSGGAATFLLTSTNVQSA, from the coding sequence GTGACGATCACCGCTGCAGCAGCGCCACGCACAGCGCCATCGACTCCCCCGGTCACCCCGCCGGGCGACTCGCCGCTGCTGCTCGGCCTCCTCGCGTTCAGCCGACGCGAGCTCCAGCGCACCTACTTCAACCGCACTCCGCGGGCGGTGGCCGACGTCGCCACCACCTCAGAACAGGTGCCGGCGCGAATTCCCGTGCTGGCCAACGACACGGACCGAGACGGTGACGTGCTCGCCGTGGCCACGTTCACCCAACCCAGACACGGTACGGTCACCGTCAACCCCGACCGCACCCTCACCTACACCCCCGACGACGGGTTCACCGGGGTCGACACCTTCACCTACACCGCCACCGACCAGTCGAGCACCCCGCACTACCACGGCCTCCTGGGACGGCTGCTCAACATCGGCCATACCTCCAAGGCCACCGTGACCGTGACTGTGCAGGACGTCAACCGACCGCCCGTCGCCAATCCGGGCTCCGTGCAGAATGTCAGCGAGAACAGCACCACCACAGCAACTCTGGCCAATCTCGTCAGCGATCCGGACGGCGACACCCTGACCCTCGAGGTCGTCACGCAACCCGCGCTCGGTACGGTCACCTTCATCACGGCCACCGGCTTCCGCTACGTCGCTCCGGCCGACATCGGCACGGCCACCTCGACGACCTTCACCTACCGCGCGTTCGACGGCTCCGCCTACAGCAACACGGCAACGGTCACCATCGCCTTCGTCACGCCCAACAAAGCGCCGATGGCCACCGACGACACCGCATCGGTCGATGAGGACGGCGCAATCGCAATGTCGGTACTGGGCAACGACTCCGACCCGGACGGCGATGCGCTGACCGTCACCGCCGTCGGCACCGCCGCCCATGGCAGTGTGTCGCTGGGCGCCGGCGGCGTCGTCACTTACACCCCCGAAGCAAACTACTTCGGCGAGGACTCGTTCACCTACACCGTCAGCGACGGTGCGCTGAACGTCACCGCCACGGTGACCGTCACGGTCGACCCCGTCGAGGACGCACCGGTCATCCAATCGGTCCAGTCGCGTGCCGTCGACAGCTACACCTGGATCGTCACGGTCACGGCCTTCGATCTCGACGGGACGACTCCGGACGTCACGCTGACCGCGGACGACCCGACACGCGTGACCATCACTCCGATCGCCGCGGGACTGCGCAGCTTTGCCCGGGCGTTCGCGATCACCGAATCCGCGCCCACCAGTGTGGATTTCGAAGTCGTCATCACCGACACCGCGTGGGCGCTGGCGCATCCCGGCGCACTGGTCGGCGTCACTGCAGGAGCCGACGATGGAACCTCTGCCGCGGCCCTCAGCGATGTGACCGTCGGCGCGGTGATCAACGTCGTGGGTGTCGGCAACAATGGCCGCGGACAACTCGATCTGCCCGCGCCGCCGGCGGGGGTCTACTACACCACGATCGCCACCGACGCCCACACGGTCGCCCTGCGCTCCGACGGCACCGTCGTCGCAGTCGGCGGCCCGAACGAGAACGGGGAGCTCGACATCCCGCCGCTGCCCGACGGCGTCACGTACACCGACGTCGCGGTCGGCGTGGGATACACCGTGCTCCTGCGGTCCGATGGCTCTGTGGTGTCTTTCGGCAACAATGACTTCGGGCAGAACGACATCCCTCCCCTCCCCGACGGCCTGACCTACACCCACATCGGCGCCAACAGCGAGTACACGGTCCTGGTGCGCTCGGACGGCGAGGTACTTCGGGTGGGCGACCTCGACAACCTCGCCTCGTTCGACTTCCCGGCGTTACCCACAGGGGTCAGCTATACCGACGTCGCCGTCGGCCAGTACGGAGTGCTGCTGTTGCGGTCCGACGGAAAAGTAGTCGGGGCGGACGACAACACCTTCTTCTACGATCCGATCCCCGATCCTCCTGCCGGAGTCGAGTACACGGCCATCGCCGCCGGGCTGGCGCATGCGGTGCTGGTGCGGTCGGACGGCAAGGCGATCGGACTGGGCTACAACTACTTCGGTCAGGCCACTCCGCCACCGCTGCCCGCCGGCGTGACGTACACCGGGGTGGCCGCGGGGGGCTACTACTCGGTGCTGCTGCGCTCCGACGGAACAGCCGTCGCCTTCGGCCTGGATGCCCCGGACATCCCGGACCTGCCTGCCGGCGCGCGCTACGTCGACGTCTTCTCCGGCGGTGCGGCCACGTTCCTGCTGACGTCCACGAACGTGCAGTCAGCGTAG
- a CDS encoding gamma-aminobutyraldehyde dehydrogenase, whose translation MTVVSSSTDLAGSWIDGAPVRTVGAAHTVINPATGQPVAEMALATPGDVDRAVASARTALTDWAGATPAERSAVLAKLATLAGEATDTLVAEEVSQTGKPVRLATEFDVPGSVDNIDFFAGAARHLEGKASGEYSGDHTSSIRREAVGVVATITPWNYPLQMAVWKVLPALAAGCSVVIKPAEITPLTTLTLARLAGEAGLPPGVLNVLTGAGADVGTALAGHADVDMVTFTGSTAVGRKVMAAAAVHGHRTQLELGGKAPFVVFDDADLDAAIQGAVAGALINTGQDCTAATRAIVARDVYDDFVAGVADVMSSIVVGDPHDPDTDLGPLITLAHRAKVADMVARAPGEGGRIVTGGVAPDGPGSFYRPTLIADVAETSEVYRDEIFGPVLTVRSFTDDDDAIRQANDTAYGLAASAWTRDVYRAQRASREIHAGCVWINDHIPIISEMPHGGFGASGFGKDMSQYSLEEYLSIKHVMSDITGVVDKAWHRTIFTKR comes from the coding sequence ATGACTGTGGTTTCGTCCTCGACGGATCTGGCCGGCAGCTGGATCGACGGCGCCCCGGTGCGGACCGTCGGCGCTGCGCACACCGTGATCAACCCGGCGACCGGGCAGCCGGTCGCCGAGATGGCGCTGGCAACGCCCGGCGACGTCGACCGCGCCGTCGCTTCGGCCCGTACGGCGCTCACCGATTGGGCCGGCGCCACGCCGGCCGAACGCTCGGCGGTGCTCGCCAAGCTGGCCACGCTCGCCGGGGAGGCCACCGACACGCTGGTGGCCGAGGAGGTCAGCCAGACAGGTAAGCCGGTGCGGCTGGCCACCGAGTTCGACGTGCCCGGCAGCGTCGACAACATCGACTTCTTCGCCGGCGCCGCCCGCCACCTCGAGGGCAAGGCGTCCGGGGAGTACTCCGGGGACCACACGTCCTCGATCCGCCGCGAGGCCGTCGGGGTGGTCGCCACGATCACCCCGTGGAACTACCCGCTGCAGATGGCGGTGTGGAAGGTGCTGCCCGCGCTGGCCGCCGGCTGCAGCGTCGTGATCAAGCCCGCCGAGATCACGCCGCTGACCACGCTGACGCTGGCGCGGCTGGCCGGGGAGGCCGGATTGCCGCCCGGCGTGCTCAACGTGCTGACCGGCGCGGGCGCCGACGTGGGCACCGCGCTGGCGGGCCATGCCGACGTCGACATGGTGACGTTCACCGGGTCCACGGCCGTCGGCCGCAAGGTGATGGCCGCCGCCGCGGTACACGGACATCGCACCCAACTCGAGCTCGGGGGCAAGGCGCCGTTCGTGGTGTTCGACGACGCCGACCTGGACGCGGCCATCCAGGGTGCGGTCGCGGGCGCGCTGATCAACACCGGACAGGACTGCACCGCGGCCACTCGCGCGATCGTCGCCCGCGACGTGTACGACGACTTCGTCGCCGGGGTCGCCGACGTGATGAGCTCGATCGTCGTCGGCGATCCGCACGACCCCGACACCGACCTCGGGCCGCTGATCACGCTCGCGCACCGGGCGAAGGTGGCCGACATGGTGGCGCGCGCGCCCGGCGAGGGCGGACGCATCGTCACCGGCGGCGTGGCGCCGGACGGCCCCGGATCGTTCTACCGGCCCACGCTGATCGCCGACGTCGCCGAGACGTCGGAGGTGTACCGCGACGAGATCTTCGGCCCGGTGCTGACGGTGCGCTCGTTCACCGATGACGACGACGCCATCCGGCAGGCCAACGACACCGCCTACGGGTTGGCGGCTTCGGCGTGGACGCGTGACGTCTACCGCGCGCAGCGAGCGTCGCGGGAGATCCACGCCGGCTGCGTGTGGATCAACGACCACATCCCGATCATCTCGGAGATGCCGCACGGCGGGTTCGGCGCGTCGGGCTTCGGCAAGGACATGAGCCAGTACTCGCTCGAGGAGTACCTGTCGATCAAGCACGTGATGAGCGACATCACCGGCGTGGTCGACAAGGCATGGCACCGAACGATTTTCACGAAGCGCTAG
- a CDS encoding Lrp/AsnC family transcriptional regulator has product MVNPGVPHAVGPVSFRVNQSRPGAAFQLDELSKAIIEKLQQDGRRSYAGIGKAVGLSEAAVRQRVQRMVDAGVMQIVAVTDPMQLGFARQAMIGVRCTGDTTKIAEKLAALESVDYVVLTAGSFDAIVEVVCEDDDHLLQLLNTQIRALPGVISTETLVYLKLVKQQYNWGTR; this is encoded by the coding sequence ATGGTCAACCCGGGCGTTCCGCACGCCGTCGGCCCCGTCTCGTTCCGCGTCAACCAGTCGCGACCCGGTGCCGCCTTCCAGCTCGACGAGCTCTCCAAGGCGATCATCGAGAAGTTGCAGCAGGACGGACGCCGTTCCTACGCAGGCATCGGCAAGGCCGTCGGCCTGTCCGAGGCCGCGGTGCGCCAGCGCGTGCAGCGCATGGTCGATGCGGGCGTGATGCAGATCGTCGCGGTCACCGACCCCATGCAGCTCGGATTCGCCCGGCAGGCCATGATCGGCGTCCGCTGCACCGGCGACACCACGAAGATCGCCGAGAAGCTCGCCGCCCTGGAGTCCGTCGACTACGTGGTGCTGACCGCGGGTTCGTTCGACGCCATCGTCGAGGTGGTGTGCGAGGACGACGACCACCTCCTCCAACTTCTCAACACCCAGATCCGCGCGTTACCGGGAGTGATATCCACAGAGACCCTTGTTTACCTGAAACTCGTTAAGCAGCAATACAATTGGGGCACACGATGA
- a CDS encoding aspartate aminotransferase family protein translates to MTIISETEQPTTSNLAATAKRHLWGHFARHGADITPPMIIRGEGVHIYDDQGKQYIDGLSGLFVVQVGHGRKELAEAAAKQAEQLAFFPLWSYATPSAVELAERLAGYAPGDLNRVFFTTGGGEAVESAWKLAKQYYKLTGRPGKYKVISRSIAYHGTPQGALAITGIPGFKAPFDPPTPGGFRVPNTNIYRAPEHFSTDPKAWGRYCADRIAEAIEFEGPDTVAAVFLEPVQNAGGCFPPPPGYFERVREICDEYDVLLVSDEVICAYGRIGSMFACNDFNYVPDIITCAKGLTSGYSPIGAMIASDRLFEPFNDGHTVFGHGYTFGGHPVSSAVALANLDIFEREGINAHVKEMAPAFRATLEKLYDLPIVGDVRGEGFFYGIELVKDKSTKETFNDEESERLLRGFLTPALWEAGLYCRADDRGDPVVQLAPPLISGQKEFDAIYDVLSNVLGEASRRM, encoded by the coding sequence ATGACAATCATCTCCGAAACCGAACAACCGACGACAAGCAACCTCGCCGCGACGGCCAAGCGCCATCTGTGGGGGCACTTCGCCCGCCACGGCGCGGACATCACCCCGCCGATGATCATCCGCGGCGAGGGCGTCCACATCTACGACGACCAGGGCAAGCAGTACATCGACGGGCTCTCGGGCCTGTTCGTGGTGCAGGTCGGCCACGGCCGCAAAGAACTCGCCGAGGCAGCGGCCAAGCAGGCCGAGCAGCTGGCGTTCTTCCCCCTGTGGTCCTACGCGACGCCGAGCGCGGTCGAACTGGCCGAGCGCCTGGCCGGCTATGCGCCCGGTGACCTGAACCGCGTCTTCTTCACCACCGGCGGCGGCGAGGCCGTCGAGAGCGCGTGGAAGCTGGCCAAGCAGTACTACAAGCTGACCGGCAGGCCCGGCAAGTACAAGGTGATCTCGCGGTCCATCGCCTATCACGGCACGCCGCAGGGCGCTCTCGCGATCACGGGCATCCCGGGGTTCAAAGCACCGTTCGACCCGCCGACCCCCGGCGGTTTCCGCGTACCGAACACCAACATCTACCGTGCGCCGGAGCACTTCAGCACGGACCCGAAGGCGTGGGGACGTTACTGCGCCGACCGCATCGCCGAGGCCATCGAGTTCGAGGGTCCTGACACGGTGGCCGCGGTGTTCCTCGAGCCGGTGCAGAACGCCGGCGGCTGCTTCCCGCCGCCGCCCGGATACTTCGAGCGGGTCCGCGAGATCTGCGACGAGTACGACGTGCTGCTGGTCTCCGACGAGGTGATCTGCGCGTACGGCCGCATCGGATCGATGTTCGCCTGCAACGACTTCAACTACGTGCCGGACATCATCACCTGCGCGAAGGGCCTGACCTCGGGCTACTCCCCGATCGGCGCGATGATCGCCAGCGACCGGCTGTTCGAACCGTTCAACGACGGGCACACGGTGTTCGGGCACGGCTACACCTTCGGCGGGCACCCGGTGTCGTCGGCGGTCGCGTTGGCCAACCTCGACATCTTCGAGCGCGAGGGCATCAACGCCCACGTCAAGGAGATGGCGCCGGCCTTCCGCGCGACGCTCGAGAAGCTCTACGACCTGCCGATCGTCGGCGACGTCCGCGGTGAGGGCTTCTTCTACGGCATCGAGCTGGTCAAGGACAAGAGCACGAAAGAGACGTTCAACGACGAGGAGTCCGAGCGGCTGCTGCGCGGCTTCCTGACTCCCGCGCTGTGGGAGGCCGGCCTGTACTGCCGCGCCGACGACCGTGGCGACCCAGTCGTGCAGCTGGCTCCCCCGCTGATCAGCGGGCAGAAGGAGTTCGACGCGATCTACGACGTGCTGAGCAACGTGCTCGGCGAGGCCAGCCGCCGCATGTAG
- a CDS encoding SMP-30/gluconolactonase/LRE family protein yields the protein MKPPIDPVRWQAPPVRPLPDFPTADLTLIPIPGGEPEDVVTDGDGRLWVGALDGGIVRLQPDGTGPVVLANTGGRPLGLGFARDGRLLICDSPRGLLALDPTTGRIDTLVDSIGGRTLQFCSNVTETPDGAVYFTESTTHFTVANYLGAILEARPRGALHRLDPDGTVTTVVDGLYFANGVTPTADGTALVVAETQGRRLSKYWLTGPRSGEFTPLIEHLPAMPDNLSTGADGRIWCAMVTPANPIADRLAARPPLLRHAVWRLPARLQPKPVAVVWVAAFDPDTGAAVAGMRTTHPEFSMVTGMVEADGRLWMGSIGAPYLGRIDVAATAL from the coding sequence ATGAAACCGCCGATCGATCCCGTGCGCTGGCAGGCGCCGCCGGTGCGGCCCCTGCCCGACTTCCCGACCGCCGATCTCACGCTGATCCCGATACCGGGCGGCGAGCCCGAAGACGTCGTCACCGACGGCGACGGCCGGTTGTGGGTCGGCGCCCTGGACGGCGGAATCGTCCGGCTCCAACCGGACGGCACCGGGCCAGTGGTGCTCGCCAACACCGGAGGTCGCCCGCTCGGGCTGGGCTTCGCGCGCGACGGTCGGCTGCTGATCTGCGACAGCCCGCGCGGGCTGCTGGCGCTGGATCCCACGACGGGCCGCATCGACACCCTGGTCGACTCCATCGGCGGCCGGACACTGCAGTTCTGCTCCAACGTCACCGAGACCCCGGATGGGGCCGTCTATTTCACCGAGTCGACGACGCACTTCACCGTCGCGAACTATCTCGGCGCGATTCTGGAGGCCAGACCGCGGGGTGCGCTGCACCGCCTCGACCCCGACGGCACGGTGACGACCGTCGTCGACGGCCTGTACTTCGCCAACGGCGTGACACCGACCGCAGACGGCACGGCGCTGGTGGTCGCCGAAACCCAGGGCCGGCGGCTGTCGAAGTACTGGCTGACGGGTCCGCGCTCGGGCGAGTTCACCCCGCTGATCGAGCACCTGCCCGCAATGCCGGACAACCTGTCCACCGGCGCGGACGGCCGCATCTGGTGCGCGATGGTCACGCCGGCCAACCCGATCGCCGATCGGCTGGCCGCCCGGCCGCCGCTGCTGCGCCACGCGGTGTGGCGGCTGCCCGCCCGGCTGCAGCCCAAGCCGGTCGCGGTCGTCTGGGTGGCCGCCTTCGACCCCGACACCGGCGCCGCCGTGGCCGGGATGCGCACCACCCACCCGGAGTTCAGCATGGTCACCGGCATGGTGGAGGCCGATGGCCGGCTCTGGATGGGCAGCATCGGCGCGCCGTATCTGGGCCGGATCGACGTCGCTGCGACGGCGCTCTAG